In Bradyrhizobium sp. G127, one genomic interval encodes:
- a CDS encoding GNAT family N-acetyltransferase — protein sequence MGQSVPKVGLRPFLPEDTPVLAAIFVASIDELAEEDYSDAQREAWASAAEDEGKFGKRLAGQLTLVATIESSPVGFASLKGKDHLDLLYVHPGFARQGVATALCDALEKLAAARGATALTVEASDTAEPFFVQRGYAGQQRSTITVGDEWLANTTMKKSLGGDAPRGEMPGRPS from the coding sequence ATGGGCCAATCCGTTCCCAAAGTCGGCCTGCGGCCGTTTCTCCCGGAGGATACGCCGGTGCTTGCGGCGATCTTCGTCGCCAGCATCGATGAATTGGCCGAGGAGGATTATTCGGACGCGCAGCGCGAGGCCTGGGCCAGCGCTGCGGAGGACGAGGGCAAATTCGGCAAGCGGCTCGCCGGCCAGCTTACGCTGGTAGCAACCATTGAAAGTTCACCCGTCGGATTCGCGTCGCTGAAAGGCAAGGATCACCTGGACCTGCTTTACGTGCATCCGGGTTTTGCGCGGCAGGGCGTCGCCACCGCACTGTGCGACGCACTGGAGAAGCTCGCGGCCGCGCGCGGTGCGACGGCGCTGACGGTCGAAGCGAGCGACACCGCCGAGCCGTTTTTCGTTCAGCGGGGTTACGCTGGCCAGCAGCGCAGCACGATAACGGTGGGCGACGAGTGGCTCGCCAACACCACAATGAAAAAATCCCTCGGCGGCGACGCGCCCCGAGGCGAGATGCCGGGAAGGCCATCATGA
- the cimA gene encoding citramalate synthase: MSRERLYLFDTTLRDGAQTNGVDFTLHDKQIIADMLDDLGIDYIEGGYPGANPSDTEFFAAKPKFDHAKFTAFGMTRRPGRSASNDPGLAALIEAKADAICFVAKSSEYQVRVALETTNEENLASIRDSVGAAKAAGREVMLDCEHFFDGYKENPQFALSCAKAAYDSGARWVVLCDTNGGTMPNEIEAIVGDVVKHIPGDHVGIHTHNDTEQAVANSLAAVRAGARQIQGALNGLGERCGNANLCSLIPTLKLKEEFADRFEIGVSEDKLATLVHASRALDNILNRAPDRHAPYVGESAFVTKTGIHASAVLKDPHTYEHIAPEAVGNHRKVLVSDQAGRSNVIAELERAGIPFDRNDPKLTRLVEEMKEREAAGYAYESADASFDLLARRTLGKVPDYFKVVQFDVNVEQRYNALAQRVTVAMAVVKVDVDGEMLISAAEGNGPVNALDVALRKDLGKYQKYIEGLKLADYRVRILNGGTEAVTRVLIESEDEAGERWTTIGVSPNIIDASFQALMDSVIYKLVKSNAPA; the protein is encoded by the coding sequence ATGAGTCGCGAGCGCCTTTATCTGTTCGATACCACGCTGCGCGATGGCGCGCAGACCAATGGCGTCGACTTTACGCTGCATGACAAGCAGATCATTGCCGATATGCTCGACGATCTCGGGATCGACTATATCGAGGGCGGCTATCCCGGCGCCAATCCGTCGGACACGGAATTCTTTGCGGCCAAGCCGAAGTTCGATCACGCGAAATTCACGGCGTTCGGCATGACGCGCCGTCCCGGCCGTTCCGCCTCGAACGACCCGGGGCTCGCGGCGCTGATCGAAGCCAAGGCGGACGCAATCTGCTTCGTGGCGAAATCCTCCGAGTATCAGGTGCGGGTGGCGCTCGAGACCACCAACGAGGAAAACCTTGCCTCGATCCGTGACAGCGTGGGGGCCGCGAAAGCCGCCGGTCGTGAAGTGATGCTCGACTGCGAGCATTTTTTCGACGGCTACAAGGAAAATCCGCAGTTCGCGCTATCGTGCGCGAAGGCAGCGTATGACTCCGGTGCGCGCTGGGTGGTGCTGTGCGACACCAACGGCGGCACCATGCCGAATGAGATCGAGGCCATCGTTGGTGACGTGGTCAAACACATCCCCGGTGACCACGTCGGCATCCACACACATAACGACACTGAGCAGGCGGTGGCGAATTCGCTGGCCGCGGTGCGCGCAGGCGCGCGGCAGATTCAGGGCGCGCTGAACGGTCTTGGTGAACGCTGCGGCAACGCCAACCTCTGTTCGCTGATTCCGACGCTGAAGCTGAAGGAGGAATTCGCTGACAGGTTCGAGATCGGTGTGTCGGAGGACAAGCTCGCGACCTTGGTTCATGCCTCGCGCGCGCTGGACAATATCCTTAATCGCGCGCCGGATCGTCACGCGCCGTATGTTGGCGAGAGCGCATTCGTCACCAAGACCGGCATTCACGCCTCCGCCGTGCTGAAAGACCCGCACACCTACGAGCACATCGCGCCGGAAGCGGTCGGCAATCACCGCAAGGTGCTGGTGTCCGATCAGGCCGGGCGTTCCAATGTGATTGCTGAACTCGAACGCGCAGGCATTCCGTTCGACAGGAACGATCCGAAGCTGACGCGGCTTGTTGAGGAGATGAAGGAAAGGGAAGCCGCCGGTTATGCCTACGAGTCGGCGGATGCGTCATTCGATCTGCTGGCGCGGCGCACGCTCGGCAAGGTGCCGGATTATTTCAAGGTCGTGCAGTTCGATGTCAATGTCGAGCAGCGTTACAACGCGCTGGCCCAGCGCGTCACGGTGGCGATGGCGGTCGTAAAGGTCGACGTCGATGGTGAGATGCTCATTTCGGCCGCGGAAGGCAATGGCCCTGTCAATGCGCTCGACGTTGCCCTGCGAAAGGATCTCGGCAAGTACCAGAAATATATTGAGGGCCTGAAGCTAGCCGACTACCGCGTGCGTATCCTGAATGGAGGTACTGAAGCGGTGACGCGGGTGCTGATTGAGAGCGAGGATGAGGCCGGCGAACGCTGGACCACGATTGGCGTCTCGCCCAATATCATCGATGCGTCGTTCCAGGCGCTGATGGATTCGGTGATCTACAAGCTGGTGAAGTCGAATGCGCCCGCGTAG
- a CDS encoding VOC family protein, whose amino-acid sequence MIDHISVGVADLERSARFYETVFAPLGLKKLVALPGTVGFGKDYPEFWINLREGMKPMPPESGSHICFRARTTADVEAFHAAALKTGGADDGPPGLRPHYSVKYFAAFVADPDGNRIEVVTFLKDAPPT is encoded by the coding sequence ATGATCGATCACATATCCGTCGGTGTAGCCGATCTAGAACGATCCGCGCGTTTTTACGAAACGGTGTTCGCGCCGCTTGGATTGAAAAAGCTTGTCGCGCTGCCCGGAACGGTCGGGTTCGGAAAGGATTATCCGGAATTCTGGATCAACCTGCGCGAGGGTATGAAGCCCATGCCGCCAGAAAGCGGCTCGCACATCTGTTTTCGCGCAAGAACAACAGCCGATGTCGAGGCGTTTCATGCGGCCGCGTTGAAGACAGGCGGCGCCGACGACGGTCCGCCCGGTTTGCGTCCACATTACAGCGTGAAATACTTCGCGGCCTTTGTCGCCGATCCTGACGGCAACCGCATCGAGGTGGTGACGTTCCTGAAGGATGCTCCGCCGACGTGA
- a CDS encoding TIGR00730 family Rossman fold protein, whose translation MSTIKNVCVYCGSGPGTNPEFVKAATAFGKTLANSGIGLVYGGGSIGLMGAVAAGALDNGGKVTGIIPTFLTKREHVLKEAQELIVTKDMHERKQLMFEHSDAFVAFPGGVGTLEELVEQMTWSQLGRHSKPILLANIDGFWNPLLVLIDHMKQTAFIRANLWVDVLTADRVEDILPTLQKAAAQISESAKLMDEKVASRL comes from the coding sequence ATGAGTACAATCAAGAACGTCTGCGTCTATTGCGGTTCCGGCCCTGGTACCAACCCCGAATTCGTCAAGGCGGCGACAGCCTTCGGCAAGACCCTCGCCAACAGCGGCATCGGCCTGGTTTACGGCGGCGGCTCGATTGGCTTGATGGGTGCCGTGGCGGCCGGCGCGCTCGACAACGGCGGAAAAGTCACCGGCATCATCCCGACATTCCTGACCAAACGCGAGCACGTGCTGAAAGAAGCGCAGGAGCTGATCGTCACCAAGGACATGCACGAGCGCAAGCAACTGATGTTCGAACATTCCGACGCCTTCGTGGCGTTTCCGGGAGGCGTCGGCACGCTGGAAGAACTGGTCGAGCAGATGACATGGTCGCAGCTCGGCCGCCACAGTAAGCCAATCCTGCTCGCCAACATCGACGGATTCTGGAATCCCCTGCTCGTGCTGATCGATCACATGAAGCAGACGGCGTTCATTCGCGCCAACCTGTGGGTGGACGTTCTGACTGCCGATCGCGTCGAGGATATTCTCCCGACGTTGCAGAAGGCGGCGGCGCAGATCTCCGAGTCCGCCAAGCTGATGGACGAGAAGGTCGCGAGCCGATTGTAG
- a CDS encoding ABC transporter ATP-binding protein/permease — protein sequence MADLYPADPAEALHDAPPPRAPDVNAEKATLFGTLAHLWPYIWPGERADLKMRVVWSMVLLLVAKAATLFVPFTFKWAVDALTGADTAPVQSSNWALWLIASPLIMTLSYGAIRILMMVLTQWRDGIFASVAMHAVRRLAYLTFVHMHELSLRFHLERKTGGLTRVLERGRTGIETMVRMVILQLAPTIVELVLMMGVLLWQFDWRYVLVTFVTVVIYMLFTYYATEWRIEIRRRMNDSDTEANTKAIDSLLNYETVKYFSAEEREAGRYDKSMARYERASVSTYTSLALLNTGQAVIFTFGLTATMLMCAMGVRNGTNTVGDFVMVNAMMIQLYQPLNFMGMVYREIKQAIIDIEKMFGVLSKNPEVKDIPGAPPLQVSAGTVRFEDVKFSYDRERPILKGLSFEVPAGKTVAIVGPSGAGKSTISRLLFRLYDVSGGRITIDGQNIRDVTQASLRASIGMVPQDTVLFNDTIRYNIRYGRWDASDAEVEAAAAMAQIDGFIRMSPHGYETEVGERGLKLSGGEKQRVAIARTILKAPPILVLDEATSALDSHTEQEIQDELEKVSRGRTSLVIAHRLSTIVGADEIIVLDQGRIAERGTHSQLLTANGLYASMWNRQREAQEAREKLAMMADENIAPNRVPPPVDDPLAAPEAAE from the coding sequence ATGGCCGACCTCTATCCCGCCGATCCAGCCGAGGCATTGCACGACGCGCCGCCGCCGAGAGCCCCGGACGTCAATGCCGAGAAGGCGACGCTGTTCGGAACGCTTGCGCATCTGTGGCCTTACATCTGGCCGGGCGAGCGCGCCGACCTCAAGATGCGTGTCGTCTGGTCGATGGTGCTGCTGCTGGTCGCCAAGGCCGCGACGCTGTTCGTCCCTTTCACCTTCAAGTGGGCCGTCGATGCCCTGACCGGCGCTGACACCGCGCCGGTCCAGTCGTCGAACTGGGCATTGTGGCTGATCGCGTCGCCGTTGATCATGACGTTGAGCTACGGCGCCATTCGCATCCTCATGATGGTGCTGACGCAGTGGCGCGACGGCATCTTCGCCAGCGTCGCGATGCACGCGGTGCGCCGGCTCGCCTATCTCACCTTCGTCCACATGCATGAACTGTCGCTGCGCTTCCATCTCGAGCGCAAAACTGGCGGCCTGACCCGTGTGCTGGAGCGGGGTCGGACGGGCATCGAGACCATGGTGCGCATGGTGATCCTTCAGCTTGCGCCAACCATCGTCGAACTGGTGCTGATGATGGGTGTGCTGCTGTGGCAGTTCGACTGGCGCTATGTGTTGGTGACGTTCGTCACCGTCGTTATCTACATGCTCTTCACCTATTACGCGACGGAATGGCGGATCGAGATTCGGCGCCGGATGAACGATTCTGACACCGAGGCAAACACCAAGGCGATCGACTCGCTGCTCAACTATGAGACGGTGAAGTATTTCAGCGCCGAGGAGCGTGAAGCGGGGCGCTACGACAAATCCATGGCTCGCTATGAGCGCGCCAGCGTGAGCACCTATACCTCGCTCGCGCTGCTGAATACCGGGCAGGCGGTGATCTTCACCTTCGGTCTTACCGCGACGATGCTGATGTGCGCGATGGGCGTGCGCAACGGCACCAACACCGTGGGTGATTTCGTCATGGTCAACGCCATGATGATCCAGCTATACCAGCCGCTGAACTTCATGGGCATGGTCTACCGGGAAATCAAACAGGCCATCATCGACATCGAGAAGATGTTCGGAGTGCTGTCGAAAAATCCCGAAGTCAAGGACATCCCAGGCGCGCCGCCGCTGCAGGTGTCTGCCGGCACTGTGCGCTTTGAAGACGTGAAGTTTTCCTACGATCGCGAGCGGCCCATTCTGAAGGGGCTGAGCTTCGAAGTGCCCGCCGGCAAGACGGTCGCCATCGTCGGCCCGTCCGGTGCCGGCAAGTCCACGATTTCGCGGTTGCTGTTCCGGCTTTACGATGTCAGCGGCGGCAGGATCACCATCGACGGACAGAATATCCGCGATGTCACGCAGGCGTCGCTGCGCGCATCCATTGGCATGGTGCCGCAGGACACTGTGCTGTTCAACGACACCATCCGCTACAACATCCGCTACGGACGCTGGGACGCAAGCGATGCGGAAGTGGAGGCGGCTGCGGCAATGGCGCAGATCGACGGCTTCATCCGCATGTCGCCGCACGGCTACGAGACGGAAGTCGGCGAGCGCGGGTTGAAACTGTCGGGTGGAGAGAAGCAGCGCGTCGCGATTGCGCGCACGATATTGAAGGCGCCGCCTATCCTCGTGCTCGACGAGGCCACATCGGCGCTCGACAGCCACACTGAACAGGAAATCCAGGACGAACTGGAGAAGGTGTCGCGCGGCCGTACGTCGCTGGTGATTGCGCACCGGCTGTCCACCATTGTGGGCGCCGATGAAATCATCGTACTGGATCAGGGCCGCATTGCCGAGCGCGGCACCCATTCACAGCTTCTGACGGCGAACGGCCTTTACGCCAGCATGTGGAACAGGCAACGTGAGGCTCAGGAAGCGCGGGAAAAGCTGGCCATGATGGCCGACGAGAACATCGCGCCCAATCGCGTGCCGCCGCCGGTCGATGATCCGTTGGCAGCGCCGGAAGCCGCCGAATAA
- a CDS encoding phosphatidylserine decarboxylase has product MSVVKSIRDQIPPIHPEGYPFIGAFAFASLILFWIWTPLGWIGCGLTVWCALFFRDPVRVTPVREGIVVSPADGRVSMVVQAVPPAELGLGDTPLPRISIFMSVFNCHVNRSPVAGRVDRIAYRPGKFLNADLDKASEDNERNSLVISTPAGRIGVIQIAGLVARRIVSFVKEGQVLGAGERFGLIRFGSRLDVFLPEGAKALVSEGQTAIAGETVLADFKLGDGGRSYRVD; this is encoded by the coding sequence ATGTCTGTCGTGAAGTCCATCCGCGATCAAATTCCACCGATCCATCCGGAAGGCTACCCGTTCATCGGCGCCTTTGCCTTCGCCAGCCTGATCCTGTTCTGGATCTGGACACCGCTGGGCTGGATCGGATGCGGGCTGACAGTATGGTGCGCGCTGTTCTTCCGCGACCCCGTGCGCGTGACTCCGGTTCGCGAGGGCATTGTGGTGTCGCCGGCCGATGGCCGCGTATCGATGGTGGTGCAGGCCGTGCCGCCTGCAGAGCTCGGCCTCGGCGACACGCCGCTGCCGCGCATCTCGATTTTCATGAGCGTGTTCAACTGTCACGTGAACCGCAGCCCGGTGGCGGGCCGCGTCGATCGCATCGCCTATCGCCCCGGCAAGTTTCTCAATGCCGATCTCGACAAGGCGAGCGAGGACAACGAGCGCAACTCGCTGGTGATCTCGACTCCGGCCGGCCGGATCGGCGTTATCCAGATCGCGGGGCTTGTGGCCCGCCGCATCGTGTCGTTTGTGAAAGAGGGCCAGGTTCTGGGGGCGGGCGAGCGGTTCGGGCTGATCCGTTTCGGCTCGCGGCTCGACGTTTTCCTTCCGGAAGGTGCCAAGGCGCTGGTGTCGGAGGGCCAGACGGCAATTGCAGGCGAGACCGTACTGGCCGATTTCAAGCTCGGCGACGGTGGCCGCAGCTACCGGGTGGATTAA
- the pssA gene encoding CDP-diacylglycerol--serine O-phosphatidyltransferase: MLPDPRTPDLRRRRFRQIPIRMLVPNVITLLAICAGLTAIRLSIEGRNELALAAIVFAAVLDGIDGRVARMIKGQSRFGAELDSLADFVNFGVAPALILYFWQLHDLNNVGWIAAMIFAISGGLRLARFNATMDDPNKPPFAANYFTGVPAPLGAICVLLPMYLVLIGAPQLPAPITALFTLSIAFLMVSRLPVFSGKMIGGKIAPDMVLPVVVLVVLFIAVLISYPWHLLTGGSLLYLLSLPIGWASYREHERRARVAAAASEAAPRYTADVPDFPATVDPAEDDRPTRLN; the protein is encoded by the coding sequence ATGCTTCCCGACCCCCGAACGCCAGATTTGCGCCGCCGCCGGTTTCGCCAGATTCCGATCCGGATGCTGGTGCCCAACGTCATTACGCTGCTGGCAATCTGCGCCGGCCTGACCGCGATCAGGCTGTCCATCGAAGGCCGCAACGAACTGGCGCTGGCTGCGATCGTGTTCGCCGCGGTGCTCGACGGTATTGACGGCCGCGTCGCCCGCATGATCAAGGGTCAGTCCCGGTTTGGCGCCGAGCTCGACAGCCTAGCGGACTTCGTCAACTTCGGCGTCGCGCCTGCGCTGATCCTGTATTTCTGGCAATTGCACGACCTCAACAATGTCGGCTGGATCGCGGCGATGATCTTCGCGATCAGCGGTGGATTGCGGCTGGCGCGCTTCAACGCCACCATGGACGATCCGAACAAGCCGCCGTTCGCCGCGAATTATTTCACTGGCGTGCCGGCCCCGCTCGGCGCGATCTGCGTGCTGCTGCCGATGTACCTGGTGCTGATCGGCGCGCCGCAATTGCCGGCTCCGATCACGGCACTGTTCACGCTCTCCATTGCATTTCTGATGGTGTCCCGCCTTCCGGTGTTTTCGGGCAAGATGATCGGCGGCAAGATCGCGCCGGACATGGTGCTGCCGGTGGTCGTGTTGGTCGTCCTGTTTATTGCCGTCCTGATCAGCTATCCGTGGCATCTGTTGACCGGCGGCTCACTGCTCTATCTCCTGAGTTTGCCGATCGGGTGGGCGTCCTATCGAGAACACGAGCGCCGGGCGCGCGTCGCGGCGGCTGCGAGTGAAGCCGCCCCGCGTTACACTGCCGACGTCCCGGATTTTCCCGCGACTGTCGATCCCGCTGAGGATGATCGTCCGACGCGCCTGAACTAG
- a CDS encoding MotA/TolQ/ExbB proton channel family protein, producing MDIATGAGILIGIAVLTTLVLMGGDFRIFYDSHAIIIIFGGSFAATLIRFPFIAIMHGMPLGLKYAFTMRRTTSRELVDELAQLAEIARKQGPVGLEKVETDDPFLAKGIRYVADGYDMEFIRDNLERDRDNFLLHLDEGQKIYRAIGDCAPAFGMVGTLIGMVQMFSNMADPSKLGPFMAISLLATLYGALVANLFCLPIADKLHVKLTDEDTNRTLIIDGILMIRDAKSPTLVREMLLAYLPEKHRHEEGEPVPA from the coding sequence ATGGATATCGCCACCGGGGCTGGCATTCTCATCGGCATCGCCGTTCTTACCACTCTCGTTCTGATGGGCGGCGATTTCCGGATTTTCTACGACAGCCACGCCATCATCATCATCTTCGGCGGTTCGTTCGCGGCAACGCTGATCCGATTTCCCTTTATCGCCATCATGCACGGCATGCCGCTGGGCCTGAAATACGCGTTCACTATGCGCCGCACGACGTCGCGCGAGTTAGTGGATGAATTGGCGCAGCTTGCGGAAATCGCGCGCAAGCAGGGGCCGGTCGGACTCGAGAAGGTTGAGACCGACGATCCCTTCCTCGCCAAAGGCATTCGCTACGTCGCCGACGGCTACGACATGGAGTTCATCCGCGACAATCTGGAGCGCGACCGCGACAACTTTCTGCTTCATCTCGACGAAGGTCAGAAGATCTATCGGGCCATCGGCGACTGTGCACCGGCCTTCGGCATGGTCGGCACGCTGATCGGTATGGTGCAGATGTTTTCCAACATGGCCGACCCGTCGAAGCTCGGTCCGTTCATGGCGATTTCGCTGCTGGCAACGCTTTACGGCGCTCTGGTCGCAAACCTGTTTTGTCTGCCGATCGCCGACAAGCTGCACGTCAAACTGACCGATGAGGACACCAACCGCACGCTGATCATCGACGGCATTCTGATGATCCGCGATGCGAAATCTCCGACGCTCGTTCGCGAAATGCTGCTGGCTTACCTGCCCGAAAAGCATCGCCATGAAGAGGGCGAGCCGGTTCCGGCTTGA
- a CDS encoding flagellar motor protein MotB — protein MAKKKKGGAHAGGHGWFVTFADLMALMMSFFVMLVAFSTQDQQKLKIVAGSMRDAFGVQNASRFSGLIESDGLPTRPKMRNVAHIPPEEASNTPTPDQEDKNKTAGARMKTDREFALASASLRQALQDLPEITELSKHIMFEENKQGLNLEIVDQDGRSMFADGSKQPLERTRRLIQKLAGPLKATPLPIAIVGHTSANFIPSRSGYGGFDLSADRANVVRQILEQEGLPTSHIASVTGKADTQPLFPDDPSLAANRRVTITLLREDPPLPPNLKP, from the coding sequence ATGGCCAAGAAAAAGAAGGGTGGAGCTCACGCGGGAGGTCACGGCTGGTTCGTGACCTTCGCCGATCTCATGGCCCTTATGATGAGCTTCTTCGTGATGCTTGTCGCTTTCTCGACGCAGGATCAGCAGAAGCTAAAAATCGTCGCAGGCTCGATGCGCGATGCTTTCGGCGTCCAGAACGCCTCGCGCTTCTCAGGCCTTATCGAGTCCGACGGCTTGCCGACGCGTCCCAAGATGCGGAACGTCGCGCATATTCCGCCGGAGGAGGCCTCCAACACGCCGACCCCCGATCAGGAAGACAAGAACAAAACGGCCGGCGCGCGAATGAAGACCGACCGCGAATTTGCGCTGGCTTCAGCCTCGCTGCGTCAGGCGTTGCAGGATCTGCCGGAAATTACCGAACTGTCCAAGCACATCATGTTCGAGGAAAATAAGCAGGGGCTCAATCTCGAGATCGTCGATCAGGACGGCCGCTCGATGTTCGCCGACGGCTCGAAGCAGCCGCTGGAGCGGACGCGGCGCCTGATCCAGAAACTTGCTGGGCCGCTCAAGGCAACACCGTTGCCGATCGCCATCGTGGGGCATACCTCCGCAAACTTCATTCCGTCGCGATCCGGCTATGGCGGCTTCGACTTGTCGGCGGACCGGGCCAATGTCGTGCGCCAGATCCTCGAACAGGAAGGCCTGCCGACCTCTCACATTGCCTCCGTGACGGGCAAGGCCGACACCCAGCCGCTTTTCCCGGACGATCCCTCGCTTGCCGCAAACCGGCGGGTGACCATCACACTGTTGCGGGAAGATCCGCCGTTACCGCCCAATCTTAAACCTTAG
- a CDS encoding potassium transporter Kup: protein MAASDTPADTPQEVPVSTGFWALTLGSIGVVFGDIGTSPLYAFREAVHNATHGGPVSRDIVLGVLSLILWSLIIVVTIKYVLLLLRADNNGEGGTLSLMALGQRALGRRSWFLLALGVIGGSMFLGDAMITPAISVLSAVEGLKIATPALEPYVVPLAIVILVCLFAVQSRGTAIVARAFGPVMIIWFLTLGVMGLMHISDDPGIVHAINPIFAVRFLLTHGVIGLVILGAVFLAVTGGEALYADLGHFGRKPIQAAWFYFVLPCLLLNYFGQGALVLSHPEAIENPFYRMVPDNLLVPLICLATAATVIASQAVITGAFSLVRQAIQLGLLPRFEVRYTSESHAGQIYLPRVNVLLLIGVLLLVGLFRTSSGLASAYGIAVSTTMVCDGIMCFVVIWKLWNWRAATAATLIIPLVIVDLTFLTANLLKLLQGAWVPVLFGILMAGLIWTWRRGTAILFNKTRRTEVPLVDLIKSLEKRPPHIAKGTAVFLTSDPDYVPTALLHNLKHNKVLHEHNVILTIRTAETPRVDVADRVRMENISDKFSTVRLTFGFMESPNVPKALAIARKLGWQFDIMSTSFFLSRRALKPAAHSGMPRWQDHLFIALSRSANDATDYFQIPTGRVVEVGTQITI, encoded by the coding sequence ATGGCTGCCAGCGACACACCCGCCGATACGCCCCAAGAGGTGCCGGTAAGCACCGGCTTTTGGGCCCTTACACTTGGCAGCATCGGCGTGGTTTTCGGCGACATCGGCACCTCGCCGCTGTACGCCTTTCGCGAAGCCGTCCACAACGCCACACATGGCGGACCGGTCTCGCGCGACATCGTGCTCGGTGTGCTGTCGCTGATCCTGTGGTCCTTGATCATCGTCGTCACCATCAAATACGTGTTGCTGCTGCTGCGCGCCGACAACAACGGCGAAGGCGGCACGCTGTCGCTAATGGCGCTCGGGCAGCGGGCGCTGGGACGGCGAAGCTGGTTTTTGCTGGCGCTGGGCGTGATCGGCGGATCGATGTTCCTGGGCGATGCGATGATCACGCCGGCCATTTCCGTGCTCTCGGCAGTGGAGGGTTTGAAGATCGCCACACCGGCGCTGGAGCCCTATGTCGTACCGCTGGCGATCGTGATCCTTGTCTGCCTCTTTGCCGTGCAAAGCCGGGGCACGGCCATAGTCGCCAGAGCTTTTGGCCCCGTCATGATCATCTGGTTCCTGACGCTCGGCGTCATGGGGCTGATGCACATTAGCGACGATCCGGGAATCGTGCACGCCATCAACCCCATTTTTGCCGTCCGGTTCTTGCTGACGCATGGCGTGATCGGGCTGGTGATTCTCGGTGCGGTGTTTCTGGCGGTGACCGGTGGCGAGGCGCTGTACGCCGATCTTGGCCATTTCGGGCGCAAGCCGATCCAGGCGGCGTGGTTCTATTTTGTGCTGCCGTGCCTGTTGCTGAATTATTTCGGGCAGGGCGCTCTGGTCCTGTCGCATCCGGAAGCGATCGAAAACCCATTCTATCGCATGGTGCCGGACAATCTCCTGGTTCCGCTGATCTGTCTTGCGACCGCAGCGACCGTGATTGCAAGCCAAGCCGTTATCACCGGCGCCTTCTCGCTGGTGCGTCAAGCCATTCAACTCGGTTTGTTGCCGCGGTTCGAGGTCCGTTACACGTCCGAGTCGCACGCCGGACAGATTTATCTGCCGCGCGTCAATGTACTGCTGCTGATCGGCGTTCTGCTGCTTGTCGGCCTGTTCCGCACCTCAAGCGGTCTAGCCTCGGCCTACGGCATCGCGGTGTCCACCACGATGGTTTGCGACGGCATCATGTGCTTCGTCGTGATCTGGAAGCTCTGGAACTGGCGCGCCGCGACCGCGGCTACGCTGATCATCCCGCTGGTGATCGTCGATCTGACATTCCTGACGGCGAATCTGTTGAAGCTGCTTCAGGGCGCATGGGTGCCGGTGCTGTTCGGAATCCTGATGGCGGGCCTGATCTGGACGTGGCGGCGTGGCACTGCGATCCTCTTCAACAAGACCCGGCGCACGGAAGTGCCGCTGGTCGATCTCATCAAGAGCCTCGAAAAACGCCCGCCGCATATCGCGAAAGGCACCGCGGTATTTCTCACCAGCGACCCCGATTACGTTCCCACCGCATTGCTGCACAATCTCAAGCACAACAAGGTGCTCCACGAACACAACGTGATCCTGACCATCCGCACCGCAGAGACGCCGCGCGTCGATGTGGCCGACCGGGTGCGCATGGAAAACATCAGCGATAAGTTCTCGACGGTGCGGCTGACGTTCGGCTTCATGGAGTCACCCAATGTGCCGAAGGCGCTGGCGATCGCGCGCAAGCTCGGCTGGCAGTTCGACATCATGTCGACGTCGTTCTTTTTGTCCCGCCGTGCCCTGAAGCCCGCGGCTCACTCAGGAATGCCGCGCTGGCAGGATCATCTGTTTATCGCGCTCAGCCGGTCGGCGAACGACGCCACCGATTACTTCCAGATTCCGACCGGCCGTGTCGTGGAAGTGGGCACCCAGATCACGATCTAG
- a CDS encoding rhodanese-like domain-containing protein: MPIWKSPRARFGVTPVEVDVSKVHDLTAEEVAAGIAQGRYLLVDVREPNEVAAEAYPDAVVVPLSTFDPAQIPDPQGKTVVFACRSGKRSVTASLAAQVAGKPYDSHLAGGMLAWKAAGLPSKTGG; the protein is encoded by the coding sequence ATGCCAATCTGGAAATCTCCAAGGGCACGTTTCGGAGTTACGCCAGTGGAGGTCGATGTGTCGAAAGTTCACGATTTGACGGCGGAAGAGGTTGCCGCGGGAATTGCGCAAGGGCGTTATCTGCTGGTGGATGTGCGCGAGCCGAATGAGGTCGCGGCTGAAGCCTATCCGGACGCGGTAGTGGTGCCACTCTCAACCTTCGATCCGGCGCAAATTCCAGATCCGCAGGGCAAGACGGTCGTTTTTGCCTGCCGCTCCGGCAAGCGCTCGGTGACAGCGTCGCTTGCCGCGCAGGTTGCCGGCAAACCCTACGACTCGCACCTCGCGGGCGGAATGCTGGCGTGGAAGGCTGCCGGACTGCCATCCAAGACGGGCGGCTGA